A DNA window from Brassica napus cultivar Da-Ae chromosome A4, Da-Ae, whole genome shotgun sequence contains the following coding sequences:
- the LOC106447192 gene encoding DEAD-box ATP-dependent RNA helicase 21 — protein sequence MKRSINDVVGSTSDAKKPVFLTKAQREELALKRRQDQISDQRLRREQLTLPNPDDEDDRDRDRDRDRERERDRGRDRDRDRDRDRERERDRDRRERDREPDRRIREREREEEAKAREAARVEKLVEREREKELDAIKEQYLGGKKPKKRVIRPSEKFRFSFDWENTEDTSRDMNALYQNPHEAQLLFGRGFRAGMDRREQKKQAAKHERETRDEIRKKDGVIEKPEEAAAQKVREEAADAYDSFDMRVDRHWSDKRLEEMSERDWRIFREDFNISYKGSKIPRPMRSWEESKLTSELLKAVERAGYKKPSPIQMAAIPLGLQQRDVIGIAETGSGKTAAFVLPMLAYISRLPPMSEENETEGPYAVVMAPTRELAQQIEEETVKFAHYLGFRVTSIVGGQSIEEQGLKITQGCEIVIATPGRLIDCLERRYAVLNQCNYVVLDEADRMIDMGFEPQVAGVLDAMPSSNLKPENEEEELDEKKIYRTTYMFSATMPPGVERLARKYLRNPVVVTIGTAGKATELISQHVIMMKESEKFFRLQKLLDELSDKTAIVFVNTKKNCDSIAKNLDKAGYRVTTLHGGKSQEQREISLEGFRAKRYNVLVATDVVGRGIDIPDVAHVINYDMPKHIEMYTHRIGRTGRAGKSGVATSFLTLHDTDVFYDLKQMLVQSNSAVPPELARHEASRFKPGTVPDRPPRHSDTVYIN from the coding sequence ATGAAGCGATCAATCAACGACGTCGTTGGATCTACATCGGATGCTAAGAAGCCCGTCTTCCTCACCAAAGCTCAGCGCGAAGAGTTAGCCCTAAAACGCCGCCAGGATCAAATCTCCGATCAACGCCTCCGCCGCGAACAACTCACTCTCCCCAATCCCGATGATGAAGACGACCGGGATCGAGATCGAGATCGAGATCGCGAGAGGGAGAGAGACAGAGGCCGTGATCGAGATCGAGATCGCGATAGAGACAGAGAACGCGAGCGCGACCGTGACCGCCGCGAGAGAGATCGGGAGCCAGACCGGCGAATCCGAGAGCGCGAGCGCGAGGAGGAAGCCAAGGCACGTGAGGCGGCACGTGTGGAGAAGCTAGTGGAGCGAGAGCGTGAGAAGGAGCTCGACGCGATCAAGGAGCAGTACCTCGGAGGCAAGAAGCCGAAGAAGAGAGTCATCCGCCCTTCGGAGAAGTTCCGCTTCTCCTTCGACTGGGAGAACACCGAGGACACCTCCCGAGACATGAACGCGCTCTACCAGAACCCCCACGAGGCCCAGCTCCTCTTCGGCCGCGGCTTCCGCGCCGGAATGGACCGCCGCGAGCAGAAGAAGCAAGCCGCCAAGCACGAGAGGGAGACGCGAGACGAGATTCGCAAGAAGGACGGAGTCATTGAGAAGccggaggaggctgctgctcaGAAGGTGAGGGAAGAGGCTGCTGATGCGTATGATTCGTTTGACATGAGGGTTGATAGGCATTGGAGTGATAAGAGGTTGGAGGAGATGAGTGAGAGAGATTGGCGTATCTTTAGAGAAGACTTCAACATCTCTTACAAAGGATCGAAGATTCCTAGGCCTATGAGGAGCTGGGAAGAGAGTAAGCTAACTTCGGAGCTTTTGAAAGCTGTGGAGAGAGCTGGTTACAAGAAGCCTTCTCCTATTCAGATGGCGGCTATACCGCTTGGACTTCAGCAGCGTGATGTGATAGGTATTGCAGAGACTGGTTCTGGAAAGACTGCTGCTTTTGTTCTGCCTATGTTAGCTTACATATCTAGGCTGCCGCCGATGAGCGAGGAGAATGAGACGGAGGGTCCTTACGCTGTGGTTATGGCGCCTACTCGTGAGCTTGCTCAGCAGATTGAGGAGGAAACTGTTAAGTTTGCGCATTATCTAGGCTTTAGGGTGACTTCTATAGTGGGTGGTCAGTCTATTGAGGAGCAGGGGTTGAAGATAACGCAAGGGTGTGAGATTGTGATTGCTACTCCTGGTCGTTTGATTGATTGTCTTGAGAGGAGGTATGCTGTGTTGAACCAGTGTAACTACGTGGTTCTTGATGAGGCGGATCGGATGATTGACATGGGGTTTGAGCCTCAGGTTGCAGGTGTGTTGGATGCGATGCCTTCGAGTAATTTGAAACCGGAGAACGAAGAGGAGGAGCTTGACGAGAAGAAGATTTACAGGACGACGTATATGTTCAGCGCTACAATGCCTCCTGGTGTAGAGAGGCTCGCTAGGAAGTACTTGAGGAACCCGGTCGTTGTCACCATTGGTACTGCAGGAAAAGCCACGGAGTTGATCTCGCAGCACGTGATTATGATGAAAGAGTCTGAGAAGTTCTTTAGGTTGCAGAAACTGCTTGATGAGCTCAGCGATAAGACGGCCATTGTGTTTGTCAACACAAAGAAGAACTGTGACTCTATTGCTAAGAATCTGGACAAGGCAGGGTACCGTGTCACGACTTTGCACGGTGGGAAGTCGCAAGAGCAGAGAGAGATCAGCTTGGAAGGATTCAGAGCGAAGAGATACAACGTTCTGGTCGCAACAGATGTTGTGGGACGTGGAATCGATATTCCAGACGTGGCTCATGTCATAAACTATGACATGCCTAAGCACATAGAGATGTATACTCATCGTATTGGACGTACGGGACGTGCTGGGAAGAGTGGTGTTGCGACGTCGTTCTTGACGCTTCATGATACTGACGTCTTTTATGATCTGAAGCAGATGCTTGTTCAGAGCAACAGTGCGGTGCCACCTGAGCTGGCTAGACATGAAGCGTCCAGATTCAAACCAGGTACGGTTCCTGATAGACCTCCAAGACACAGTGACACTGTCTACATAAACTGA